A section of the Enterococcus montenegrensis genome encodes:
- a CDS encoding ReoY family proteolytic degradation factor gives MFIDVKEKKNFLNWFVTHASFSRREVCWILNYLANHEAILNNVHFVENADTTSRGLQIRDLTVQGDPIKLFISGKVFDDSDQIFHEIRLNWKDALYIECLFDNAWDNPGYLSILEDNPFMKWNENIDPDVIDSIDQFLFEEEQTARIKQLYQEIDAALEKGDEETFLRLSEAVNKELEQYKGQKTVD, from the coding sequence ATGTTTATCGACGTCAAAGAAAAGAAAAATTTTCTCAATTGGTTTGTTACCCATGCCTCTTTTAGCCGTCGGGAAGTTTGTTGGATTTTAAATTACTTAGCAAATCATGAAGCAATTTTAAACAATGTTCATTTTGTTGAAAATGCAGATACGACCAGTCGGGGGTTACAGATTCGTGATTTAACAGTCCAAGGTGATCCTATCAAATTGTTTATTTCAGGAAAAGTTTTTGACGACAGCGACCAAATTTTTCATGAAATTCGTTTGAATTGGAAAGATGCGTTATATATTGAATGCCTCTTTGACAATGCGTGGGATAATCCTGGCTATTTGTCGATTTTAGAGGATAATCCTTTCATGAAGTGGAATGAAAACATCGATCCTGATGTAATTGACAGTATTGATCAATTCCTCTTTGAAGAAGAGCAAACGGCACGGATTAAGCAATTGTACCAAGAAATTGATGCAGCGTTAGAAAAAGGTGATGAAGAGACATTTTTACGTTTATCAGAAGCTGTGAACAAAGAGTTAGAGCAATATAAAGGACAAAAAACAGTTGATTAA
- the rpsN gene encoding 30S ribosomal protein S14: MAKKSKIAKSKKQEAMIARYAAIRYELKQAHDYEALAKLPKDSNPNRLKNRDRIDGRPRGYMRKFGMSRVKFRELAHEGKIPGVKKASW, encoded by the coding sequence ATGGCAAAAAAATCAAAAATTGCAAAATCAAAAAAACAAGAAGCGATGATTGCACGTTATGCGGCGATTCGCTATGAATTAAAACAAGCCCACGATTATGAAGCGTTGGCGAAATTACCCAAAGATTCTAATCCTAACCGCTTGAAAAATCGTGACCGGATTGACGGACGTCCAAGAGGCTATATGCGCAAGTTTGGCATGTCACGGGTGAAATTCAGAGAATTGGCCCATGAAGGCAAAATTCCTGGTGTAAAAAAAGCAAGTTGGTAA
- the ilvA gene encoding threonine ammonia-lyase IlvA, which translates to MDLTTDVQIKRAYKVLKEAVSHTPLQYDRYLSEKYEATILLKREDLQKVRSFKLRGAYYAIKKLPHEQLVNGVVCASAGNHAQGVAYTSHEMNISAVIFMPTTTPHQKIAQVEFFGGKKVSIRLVGDTFDASAKAAKEFAVKHKMAFIDPFNDPDIIAGQGTLALEMMTDAQKEGFKPDYILAAIGGGGLISGIASYVKNTSPATKIIGVEPKGAPSMQAAFDHGGPVSLNEIDKFVDGAAVKEVGLLTYFHAKAYLDALAVVDEGLVCSTILELYTKQAIVAEPAGAVSVAALEVLKDEIKGKTIICVISGGNNDISRMAEIEERSLVYEGLQHYFVVNFPQRPGALKEFVSEVLGPKDDITRFEYTKKINRGTGPVVLGVLLKETADLTALLTRLEQFDPTYINLQAAPSLYSLLV; encoded by the coding sequence TTGGATTTGACGACGGATGTACAAATCAAAAGGGCATACAAAGTATTAAAAGAGGCAGTTAGCCATACGCCATTACAATACGATCGCTACTTATCTGAAAAGTATGAGGCAACGATTTTATTAAAGCGGGAAGATTTGCAAAAAGTTCGGTCCTTCAAGTTAAGAGGTGCTTATTATGCCATAAAAAAACTACCCCATGAACAATTAGTTAATGGGGTAGTTTGTGCTAGTGCTGGTAATCATGCCCAAGGAGTTGCTTATACTAGTCACGAAATGAATATTTCTGCTGTTATCTTTATGCCCACAACGACACCACACCAAAAAATTGCACAGGTAGAATTTTTTGGTGGCAAGAAAGTTTCAATCAGATTAGTTGGCGATACTTTTGATGCTTCAGCAAAAGCGGCAAAAGAATTCGCAGTAAAACACAAAATGGCATTTATTGATCCTTTTAATGATCCAGATATTATTGCTGGACAAGGTACACTAGCGCTTGAAATGATGACCGATGCCCAAAAAGAAGGATTTAAGCCTGATTATATTTTAGCTGCCATTGGTGGCGGCGGGTTAATCAGCGGGATTGCCTCTTATGTAAAAAATACGAGTCCAGCAACAAAAATTATTGGAGTTGAGCCAAAAGGAGCACCTTCTATGCAAGCGGCTTTTGATCATGGTGGTCCAGTTTCATTAAATGAAATTGACAAGTTTGTTGACGGCGCTGCGGTTAAAGAAGTGGGGTTATTAACGTATTTTCATGCCAAAGCTTACTTAGACGCGTTAGCAGTGGTAGATGAAGGTTTAGTTTGTTCGACTATTTTAGAATTATATACCAAGCAAGCGATTGTGGCTGAGCCGGCTGGTGCTGTGAGTGTGGCAGCATTAGAAGTTTTAAAAGATGAAATTAAAGGAAAAACCATCATTTGCGTTATCAGTGGTGGGAATAATGATATTAGTCGCATGGCAGAAATTGAGGAACGTTCTCTTGTTTATGAAGGCTTACAGCATTATTTTGTGGTGAATTTTCCACAACGTCCTGGTGCTTTAAAGGAATTTGTGAGTGAAGTTTTAGGTCCAAAGGATGATATTACGCGTTTTGAATATACAAAAAAAATTAATCGGGGGACAGGTCCAGTCGTGTTAGGTGTCCTGCTTAAAGAAACCGCTGACTTAACGGCGTTATTAACGCGCTTGGAGCAATTTGATCCAACATATATTAACTTACAAGCAGCACCTTCGCTTTACTCATTATTAGTTTAA